A single Tindallia californiensis DNA region contains:
- a CDS encoding D-2-hydroxyacid dehydrogenase, whose translation MSMKEKMKVLIADDIAPSAVKLLQEACYEVDTNTYSPEELKKKLGHYHVLIVRSATKVRKDLIDAVEGSNLELIVRAGVGLDNIDVGYAKSKGIEVKNTPNSSIGSVAELVLGHMLSLSRNLHRSNVTLRKGSWPKKEYKGTELFNSTLGIIGYGRIGRAVGDKAKALGMKVQFYEIYDVQNADKDIKQVDMDMLLSTSDFITLHVPALPGKSPILGEAEFQKMKKGVYIINCARGGVLSEKALLKAIDDGIVAGAGLDVFEKEPPECKALLESERISLSPHIGANTFEAQERIGNELVEILLDLCERRHS comes from the coding sequence ATGAGTATGAAAGAGAAAATGAAAGTACTAATTGCTGACGATATTGCACCAAGTGCTGTAAAACTATTACAGGAAGCATGCTACGAAGTCGATACAAATACCTACAGTCCAGAAGAATTGAAAAAAAAGCTGGGTCACTATCATGTATTAATAGTGCGTTCCGCCACCAAAGTTCGTAAAGACCTGATTGATGCCGTTGAAGGTTCTAACTTAGAATTGATTGTTCGAGCAGGTGTCGGACTGGACAATATTGATGTAGGTTATGCTAAGTCGAAAGGCATTGAAGTGAAAAACACACCTAATTCCAGCATTGGATCAGTAGCAGAACTGGTGCTGGGCCATATGCTATCTCTGTCGCGAAACCTACATCGATCCAATGTCACCCTGCGTAAGGGGTCCTGGCCTAAAAAAGAATACAAAGGGACAGAATTATTTAACAGCACCTTAGGTATTATCGGCTACGGCAGGATTGGACGGGCAGTAGGCGATAAAGCCAAAGCCCTTGGCATGAAGGTTCAGTTTTATGAAATCTATGATGTGCAGAATGCTGATAAAGACATCAAACAAGTAGATATGGATATGTTGCTATCCACCTCTGATTTCATCACTTTACACGTACCCGCATTGCCTGGAAAATCTCCTATACTTGGAGAAGCAGAATTTCAAAAAATGAAAAAAGGTGTCTATATCATTAATTGTGCCAGAGGCGGCGTCCTCTCCGAGAAAGCACTCTTAAAAGCCATTGATGATGGCATTGTAGCTGGTGCAGGTCTTGATGTATTTGAAAAAGAACCGCCGGAATGTAAGGCGTTGCTTGAAAGTGAAAGAATTTCCCTATCACCACATATCGGCGCTAACACCTTTGAAGCTCAAGAACGAATCGGTAATGAACTGGTTGAAATTCTTCTGGATTTATGCGAAAGGAGACATTCATAA
- a CDS encoding pyridoxal-phosphate-dependent aminotransferase family protein: MHTKLFIPGPVDVAPDVLEKMGTPMIGHRTKAASNLQRSISEKMQKVMFTNRPILLSTSSGTGLMEGSIRSCTRKRAAVFSVGAFGKRWHEIAEANGVPADLFESETGAPTTPEMVEDALATGKYDLVTITHNETSTGIMNPVEAIAEVIKKYPDVVFALDTVSSMAGTKIEVDRLGVDLCITSTQKALGLPPGLAICSISEKAIEAARQVPNRGYYLDLLTLYEYIQKKDHQYPSTPSLSHMFALNYQLDRILEEGLENRFQRHLKMAQYTRRWAKEQFELFPKEAYASNTLTTVKNTKGLSVADLNKKLGKRGYSISNGYGSLKEKTFRIAHMADTTLEELKTLLKEIDDIIK; this comes from the coding sequence ATGCATACAAAATTATTTATTCCCGGACCGGTGGATGTTGCACCGGATGTGCTGGAAAAAATGGGAACTCCCATGATTGGCCACCGAACCAAGGCTGCCAGCAATTTACAGCGAAGTATTTCTGAAAAAATGCAGAAGGTGATGTTTACAAATAGACCGATTCTACTATCCACTTCTTCCGGCACCGGTTTAATGGAAGGCTCCATTCGATCCTGTACCAGAAAGCGGGCAGCGGTTTTCTCAGTAGGTGCCTTTGGCAAACGCTGGCATGAAATTGCAGAAGCCAACGGTGTCCCCGCAGACCTGTTTGAATCAGAAACAGGAGCACCTACAACGCCGGAAATGGTAGAAGATGCCTTGGCTACTGGCAAGTATGATTTGGTTACGATAACCCATAACGAAACTTCGACTGGTATAATGAACCCGGTGGAAGCCATCGCGGAAGTCATTAAGAAATATCCTGATGTGGTTTTCGCCTTGGATACAGTAAGCTCAATGGCTGGCACCAAGATTGAAGTGGATCGGTTAGGTGTGGATCTTTGCATTACTTCCACCCAGAAAGCCCTTGGCCTTCCGCCAGGACTGGCTATTTGCTCTATCTCAGAAAAAGCAATTGAAGCAGCCAGGCAGGTTCCTAATAGAGGGTATTATCTCGATCTCCTGACACTTTACGAATATATTCAAAAGAAAGACCATCAATATCCATCCACTCCCTCTTTATCTCATATGTTTGCTCTGAATTATCAGCTAGATCGTATTTTGGAAGAAGGATTGGAAAACCGCTTTCAACGTCATCTGAAGATGGCACAATACACTCGCCGTTGGGCCAAGGAACAGTTTGAATTGTTCCCAAAGGAAGCTTATGCTTCCAATACCCTGACCACTGTCAAGAATACAAAAGGACTCAGCGTGGCTGATTTGAATAAAAAGTTAGGGAAACGAGGTTACTCCATTTCCAATGGCTATGGGTCTTTAAAGGAAAAAACGTTCCGAATAGCTCATATGGCCGATACTACATTAGAGGAGCTAAAGACACTCTTGAAAGAAATTGACGATATTATCAAATAA
- a CDS encoding carbohydrate kinase family protein: MNINKKTFLNEASLDVLTVGELLIDFISEDYVTELKSAVHFQKTFGGSPGNIAVNLSGMGLKTAIIGSVGNDEFGEFIQEFLKTRNVNIEGLQKVEEATSMIFVTKSLESPHYFAVRNADYCLKDKDTNYQLIDQCKIFHFTAWALSMPQIRAVTMDLLQYARFQKKLITFDPNYRKNLWEINHDGAKWIQEYVLPLVDIIKPSEDDALNIWNIQGSMIEDVFMELSEKNEMTIILTKGAKGLTAYHSGKRINVPSYAKTVIDTTGAGDAFWAGFMASLLMKNDLHKALDHGSQIAAHKLEHVGAITDLPLPKEC, from the coding sequence ATGAATATAAATAAAAAAACTTTCCTAAATGAAGCTAGTTTAGATGTTCTAACGGTAGGAGAATTGCTAATTGATTTTATCTCTGAAGATTACGTAACAGAATTGAAATCGGCTGTTCACTTTCAAAAGACCTTTGGGGGATCGCCTGGAAATATCGCTGTTAATCTATCAGGTATGGGTCTTAAAACGGCTATTATTGGTAGTGTGGGCAACGATGAGTTTGGGGAGTTTATTCAGGAATTCCTTAAGACTCGAAATGTAAATATAGAAGGTTTGCAAAAAGTTGAAGAAGCAACTTCTATGATTTTTGTTACTAAAAGTTTAGAAAGTCCACATTATTTTGCGGTTCGAAATGCTGATTACTGTCTAAAAGATAAAGATACTAACTATCAGTTAATTGATCAATGTAAAATTTTTCATTTTACTGCTTGGGCACTTTCGATGCCGCAAATAAGGGCTGTGACAATGGATCTACTTCAATACGCCAGGTTTCAGAAAAAGCTGATTACCTTTGATCCGAATTACCGGAAAAACTTATGGGAAATAAATCATGATGGTGCTAAATGGATTCAAGAATACGTATTACCGCTGGTGGATATTATAAAACCTTCTGAGGATGATGCCTTGAATATTTGGAATATTCAAGGCTCTATGATAGAGGATGTTTTTATGGAGTTAAGTGAAAAAAATGAAATGACAATTATTCTCACCAAAGGTGCAAAAGGGTTAACCGCTTATCATTCGGGAAAACGAATAAATGTACCTTCGTATGCAAAAACCGTTATAGATACTACTGGTGCTGGCGATGCTTTCTGGGCTGGATTTATGGCTTCATTATTAATGAAAAACGATTTACATAAAGCGTTGGACCATGGAAGTCAGATTGCAGCTCATAAACTAGAGCATGTAGGAGCTATAACAGATTTACCGTTGCCAAAGGAATGTTAA
- a CDS encoding DUF1015 domain-containing protein, with the protein MEIRPFKALRPAPNLASKVACLPYDVMNTEEAAKMTEGNPYSFLHVIRSEIDLPQVSNQYDQQVYEKAQKNLHNMVKNQILIQDQTPSFYLYRQCMNGRQQLGIVACHSIDDYENGLIKKHEFTRPEKENDRIRHFDQCDAHTEPVFLTYRSEANFTGLIRQYAAEHEPVYDFATEDEIQHTLWIVSNSEWVQKIADTFQKNVEVLYIADGHHRTASAAKIGFKRRKENPDLDTNDESQFLMAVSFPQEDLYCMEYNRVVKDLNGMSVDELLARVSQHFECEPVNKPYQPKEKHEFGMLLNNHWYRLVAKSHTFSENDVIQQLDVSILQNYLLQPILGIMDPRTDKRIDFVGGIRGIEELERRVQNDMKLAFSMFPTTIEDLLQVADEDKIMPPKSTWFEPKLRSGIFLHPFKEY; encoded by the coding sequence ATGGAAATAAGACCTTTTAAGGCACTTCGTCCAGCTCCCAACTTAGCATCTAAAGTAGCATGCTTGCCCTATGATGTCATGAACACGGAAGAAGCAGCTAAAATGACAGAAGGAAACCCTTACAGTTTTTTACATGTTATCCGATCAGAAATTGATCTACCACAAGTATCCAACCAGTACGATCAACAGGTTTATGAAAAAGCACAGAAAAACCTTCATAACATGGTTAAAAACCAGATACTGATTCAAGATCAAACACCATCTTTTTACTTATATCGACAATGCATGAACGGACGCCAGCAGCTAGGAATTGTTGCCTGCCATTCGATTGATGATTATGAAAATGGTTTGATAAAAAAACATGAATTTACACGTCCAGAGAAAGAAAACGATCGAATCCGTCATTTCGACCAATGTGATGCCCACACAGAACCGGTTTTCTTAACGTATCGGAGTGAAGCGAACTTTACCGGGCTGATCCGGCAATACGCTGCAGAACATGAACCGGTGTATGATTTTGCTACAGAGGATGAAATTCAGCATACACTGTGGATTGTCAGTAATAGCGAATGGGTTCAAAAGATAGCTGATACTTTCCAAAAGAACGTTGAAGTCCTTTACATTGCCGACGGTCATCACCGTACTGCTTCTGCCGCTAAGATTGGTTTTAAGCGACGTAAAGAGAATCCTGATCTTGATACCAATGACGAAAGTCAGTTTCTGATGGCCGTTTCTTTTCCGCAGGAAGACCTGTACTGCATGGAATACAATCGAGTAGTGAAGGATTTAAATGGCATGTCGGTGGATGAGCTACTAGCTAGAGTCTCACAGCATTTTGAATGCGAACCAGTGAATAAGCCCTACCAGCCAAAAGAAAAACATGAGTTTGGCATGCTGTTGAATAACCATTGGTACCGTCTAGTTGCAAAATCTCACACTTTTTCAGAAAACGATGTGATTCAGCAACTTGATGTTTCTATTTTACAAAATTATTTACTTCAGCCTATTTTGGGAATAATGGATCCCCGAACAGATAAGCGCATCGACTTTGTAGGCGGTATCCGAGGAATTGAAGAGTTGGAGCGAAGAGTTCAAAACGATATGAAGCTTGCTTTTTCCATGTTTCCCACCACCATCGAAGATCTATTGCAAGTAGCGGACGAAGATAAGATTATGCCTCCGAAATCCACTTGGTTTGAACCAAAGCTAAGGAGCGGAATTTTTCTACATCCATTTAAGGAGTATTAG
- the metA gene encoding homoserine O-acetyltransferase MetA: MPVKIPDNLPAFETLNNENIFIMKESRAYSQDIRALKILILNLMPTKITTETQLLRLLGNSPLQVDVTLLHPETHESRNTAQEHLQTFYKTFSQIKDEKFDGMIVTGAPVEKLEFDEVYYWEELKNILEWKRTHVFSTIFICWAAQAAMYHYFGVPKHPVEKKIFGVFNHKVLTSNHRLVKGFDDIVWAPHSRHTEVRREDIDLVEELEVLCESEEAGVYIASTANGKSIFVTGHSEYDPLTLKAEYDRDVKAGLEIEVPRNYYPYDDPSKEPVVTWRAHSNLLFSNWLNYFVYQETPYDISRI; the protein is encoded by the coding sequence ATGCCAGTAAAAATACCAGATAATCTACCGGCTTTTGAAACACTAAACAACGAAAATATTTTTATAATGAAAGAAAGCAGGGCTTACTCTCAAGATATAAGGGCATTAAAAATTCTGATTCTTAACCTAATGCCAACTAAAATAACGACAGAAACTCAGCTTCTGAGGTTGTTAGGAAATTCTCCACTTCAGGTTGATGTAACGCTTCTACATCCGGAAACCCATGAATCAAGAAATACTGCTCAAGAGCATTTACAAACTTTTTATAAAACTTTTTCACAGATAAAGGATGAAAAGTTTGATGGTATGATTGTAACAGGGGCACCTGTTGAAAAACTTGAATTTGATGAGGTTTATTATTGGGAAGAGTTGAAGAATATTTTGGAATGGAAACGGACCCATGTTTTTTCCACCATTTTTATTTGTTGGGCAGCTCAGGCAGCTATGTATCACTATTTTGGAGTACCGAAACATCCAGTAGAAAAAAAAATATTCGGTGTCTTTAATCATAAAGTTCTTACGTCGAATCATCGGCTGGTAAAAGGATTTGATGATATTGTATGGGCCCCGCATTCCCGACATACGGAAGTGAGAAGGGAAGATATTGATTTGGTAGAAGAGCTGGAAGTCCTTTGTGAATCAGAAGAAGCTGGGGTTTATATTGCTTCTACTGCTAATGGTAAAAGCATTTTTGTTACTGGTCATTCTGAGTATGATCCATTGACGTTGAAAGCTGAATATGACAGAGATGTGAAAGCTGGTCTGGAGATTGAAGTTCCTCGTAATTATTACCCCTACGATGATCCATCCAAAGAGCCGGTTGTTACCTGGCGAGCACATTCCAATTTACTGTTCTCCAACTGGCTCAACTACTTTGTATACCAAGAAACACCTTATGATATCAGTCGAATTTAG
- a CDS encoding glycosyltransferase, with amino-acid sequence MRIAFLNPQGNFDIKDSYWTEHPDFGGQLVYVKELANALRNKGHEVDIFTRMIIDPQWPEFEAKEEVYPDTGVRIIRIPFGGDVFLRKELLWPFLIEYVEGIIRFFYSTNDWPDFITTHYGDGGIAGVMLNEITDIPFSFTAHSLGAQKMDKVGMTESKFDELIRYYSFATRIHAERLAMKEASVRFVSTSQEKTKQYQHGLYSDLFEKDIKKFIVAPPGVNQSYFYYKKELSEKLNKIRSRDLSKHRRNLPFIISSSRLDPKKNVSGLIMAFASNAKLQERANLLIAVRGTENPYNDFSELKEEEQLEMKKILDMIQRYHLGGKVAFIQLFSQKELASCYRALASDGGVFCLTSLYEPFGLATIEAMACGLPVVVTSNGGGREILKEGLESFGVLVDPESSTQISENLLDLVKDSEKWSYFHKQGLKRVAERFTWQSTANTYEEVIANILIDKKEINEVEKQNKANDKKIDLTHYQSWLQHPKKEMENFIKSYYVDRKEGDG; translated from the coding sequence ATGCGAATAGCTTTTTTAAATCCACAAGGTAACTTTGATATTAAGGATAGTTACTGGACAGAACATCCAGATTTTGGTGGGCAATTGGTATATGTAAAAGAACTTGCAAATGCCTTAAGGAACAAGGGGCATGAGGTTGATATATTTACAAGAATGATCATAGATCCTCAATGGCCAGAATTTGAAGCAAAAGAAGAAGTTTACCCAGATACAGGAGTGCGAATAATCCGAATACCTTTCGGAGGGGATGTTTTTTTACGAAAAGAGCTACTTTGGCCATTTTTGATAGAATATGTCGAGGGAATTATTAGATTCTTTTATAGTACGAATGATTGGCCAGATTTTATTACTACTCATTATGGAGATGGTGGTATTGCAGGGGTAATGCTAAATGAAATAACGGATATACCGTTTTCATTTACAGCTCATTCACTTGGTGCACAGAAAATGGATAAAGTTGGGATGACAGAATCTAAGTTTGATGAGTTGATCCGATACTATTCTTTTGCAACCCGTATTCATGCTGAGCGATTGGCTATGAAGGAAGCATCGGTTCGTTTTGTTAGCACTTCGCAGGAAAAAACCAAACAGTATCAGCATGGACTATACAGTGATCTATTTGAAAAAGATATTAAAAAATTTATAGTAGCTCCTCCAGGAGTAAATCAAAGCTATTTTTATTACAAGAAAGAACTTTCTGAAAAATTAAACAAAATCAGATCCAGGGACTTAAGCAAACATCGTAGGAATCTGCCTTTTATTATTTCTTCAAGCCGACTAGATCCTAAAAAGAACGTTAGTGGATTGATCATGGCTTTTGCAAGTAATGCTAAACTACAAGAAAGGGCGAATCTATTAATCGCTGTGAGGGGAACTGAAAATCCTTATAATGATTTTAGTGAATTAAAAGAAGAAGAGCAATTAGAGATGAAAAAAATACTTGATATGATTCAACGCTATCATTTGGGAGGCAAAGTAGCTTTTATACAATTGTTCAGTCAGAAAGAACTAGCTTCTTGCTATAGAGCACTAGCAAGTGATGGTGGTGTCTTTTGTTTAACTTCGCTGTATGAACCGTTTGGACTCGCAACAATTGAAGCGATGGCTTGCGGGCTACCTGTTGTCGTGACATCGAATGGAGGGGGGCGGGAAATTCTAAAAGAAGGTTTAGAATCATTTGGGGTACTGGTGGATCCAGAAAGTTCTACCCAAATATCTGAAAACCTATTGGATTTAGTCAAGGATTCTGAAAAATGGAGCTACTTTCATAAACAAGGTCTTAAGAGGGTAGCTGAACGTTTTACGTGGCAATCAACCGCTAATACTTACGAAGAAGTTATTGCAAATATTCTAATCGATAAAAAAGAGATCAATGAAGTAGAAAAGCAAAATAAAGCAAATGATAAAAAAATAGATCTCACTCATTATCAATCATGGCTTCAGCATCCGAAAAAAGAAATGGAAAATTTCATTAAGAGCTACTATGTGGATAGAAAGGAGGGAGATGGTTGA
- a CDS encoding O-acetylhomoserine aminocarboxypropyltransferase/cysteine synthase family protein — MKEKTRKFDTLQIHAGQEADPTTGSRAVPIYQTTSYVFDNVEHAAKLFSLEEAGNIYTRIMNPTTDVFEKRMAALEGGVAALAVASGAAAVTYAIMNIAEAGDEIVASNALYGGTYTLLDAQLPKYGIKTIFVQPDDPQNFEKAINEKTKAVFLESIGNPNINLIDLEAVAKIAHSHGIPVIIDNTFATPYLFQPLKHGADIVVHSATKFIGGHGTSIGGLIVDGGTFDWEKSGKFSGLTEPDPTYHGICYTDTFGSAAYIVKARVQLLRDTGASLSPFNAFMFLQGLETLSLRLERHVENTRKIISFLKKHPKVSWVNYPELEDSPYNDLYQKYFSKGVGSIFTFGIKGGLEAGKKFIDSLEIFSLLANVADAKSLVIHPASTTHAQLSEEQQRNSGISPDMVRVSIGLEDAEDLIDDLNQALNS, encoded by the coding sequence ATGAAAGAAAAAACCAGAAAATTCGACACATTACAAATCCATGCAGGGCAGGAAGCAGATCCGACAACGGGTTCCAGAGCCGTACCAATTTATCAGACGACATCCTATGTGTTTGACAACGTGGAACATGCCGCTAAACTATTTTCATTGGAAGAAGCTGGTAATATTTATACCCGAATTATGAATCCTACAACGGATGTTTTTGAAAAAAGGATGGCGGCTCTTGAAGGTGGAGTAGCCGCTTTGGCAGTGGCTTCAGGAGCCGCCGCAGTGACTTATGCCATTATGAACATTGCTGAAGCAGGGGATGAAATTGTAGCATCAAACGCGCTGTACGGAGGAACTTATACATTGCTGGATGCACAGCTACCTAAATATGGGATAAAAACTATTTTTGTACAACCGGATGATCCTCAAAACTTTGAAAAAGCCATCAATGAAAAAACCAAAGCAGTTTTTTTAGAAAGTATAGGCAATCCTAATATAAACCTCATTGATCTGGAAGCAGTGGCTAAAATTGCTCATAGCCATGGAATACCAGTGATCATTGACAACACCTTTGCGACACCTTACCTATTTCAGCCATTAAAACATGGGGCTGATATTGTAGTTCATTCTGCCACTAAGTTTATAGGGGGACATGGAACTAGTATTGGTGGTCTTATTGTGGATGGGGGTACCTTTGACTGGGAAAAGAGTGGTAAATTTTCTGGTTTGACAGAGCCAGATCCTACTTATCATGGTATTTGCTATACAGATACTTTTGGATCGGCTGCGTATATTGTTAAAGCAAGAGTTCAGTTATTACGTGATACTGGAGCTTCCTTAAGTCCTTTTAATGCTTTTATGTTTTTGCAGGGCCTTGAGACTCTATCCTTACGGTTAGAGCGACATGTGGAGAATACCAGAAAAATTATTTCTTTTCTCAAAAAACACCCTAAGGTATCGTGGGTTAACTACCCAGAACTAGAGGACAGTCCTTATAACGATCTTTATCAAAAGTACTTTTCTAAAGGCGTTGGATCCATTTTCACCTTTGGGATCAAAGGTGGTCTAGAAGCAGGGAAAAAATTTATCGATTCATTAGAAATATTTTCTCTGTTGGCAAATGTAGCTGACGCTAAATCTCTTGTGATTCATCCAGCAAGTACCACGCATGCTCAATTATCGGAAGAGCAGCAACGGAATTCTGGCATCAGTCCAGACATGGTTCGAGTTTCCATAGGGTTGGAAGATGCGGAAGACCTTATCGACGATCTGAACCAAGCATTAAATAGCTGA
- a CDS encoding OsmC family protein has translation MDQKVECTWVDNLVFDANLDGHHVIMDASPEVGGEDKGARPKPLLLASLAGCTGIDVVSILKKMRVDFEGFRMEVTANLTEEHPKIYDKMLVTYYFKGKNLPMDKLEKAVQLSEEKYCGVSAMLKKAGLIEYKIIIE, from the coding sequence ATGGATCAAAAAGTGGAATGTACGTGGGTAGATAATTTGGTGTTTGATGCAAATTTAGATGGTCATCATGTTATTATGGATGCAAGTCCCGAAGTTGGTGGCGAAGATAAGGGAGCCCGCCCAAAACCCCTCTTATTAGCAAGTCTAGCGGGTTGCACCGGTATTGATGTGGTTTCAATTCTAAAAAAGATGCGTGTAGATTTTGAAGGCTTTCGAATGGAAGTGACTGCTAATTTAACAGAAGAACATCCCAAAATATATGATAAAATGTTAGTCACCTACTATTTCAAAGGAAAAAATCTTCCGATGGATAAACTGGAAAAAGCTGTTCAACTTTCCGAAGAAAAATATTGTGGTGTTTCGGCAATGTTGAAAAAAGCTGGACTAATTGAATATAAGATTATTATTGAATAA
- a CDS encoding arsinothricin resistance N-acetyltransferase ArsN1 family A — translation MSNEKSDYTIRLAQKKDLPAITFIYNQGISTRYATLESEYKNLDEMKEWFMTRNPRYCVIVLEYDGEILGWASLNPFHYRTAYDGVADFSIYISENHRGKGLGKVLMKYLEDLARENKFYKLVLFTPNHNESAKKLYMNRGFRIVGIYYHQGKIDDKWIDIAIMEKLLGNNPST, via the coding sequence TTGTCTAATGAAAAAAGTGACTACACAATTAGACTTGCACAAAAAAAGGATTTACCAGCTATTACATTTATTTATAATCAAGGTATTTCGACTCGTTATGCAACTTTAGAATCGGAATATAAAAATTTAGATGAAATGAAAGAGTGGTTTATGACAAGGAACCCTAGGTATTGTGTTATCGTTTTAGAGTATGATGGTGAGATATTAGGTTGGGCTTCGTTAAATCCATTTCATTATCGTACAGCTTATGATGGAGTTGCCGATTTTTCAATCTATATTTCTGAAAACCATCGAGGAAAGGGTCTAGGCAAAGTATTGATGAAATATTTAGAAGATCTAGCAAGGGAAAATAAATTTTATAAACTCGTTTTGTTCACGCCAAATCATAATGAATCCGCAAAAAAACTTTATATGAATAGAGGTTTTCGTATTGTTGGCATTTACTATCATCAAGGTAAAATTGATGACAAGTGGATAGATATTGCAATAATGGAGAAATTACTAGGCAATAATCCCTCCACATAA
- a CDS encoding LacI family DNA-binding transcriptional regulator, which produces MKLTINEVAKLAGVSKATVSRVINESKPVNQDKKEKVLRAIEELQFKPNPVARGLVQKRTGFIGVLIPDITNSFFAEIVRGIECVVQEHQYHIVLCHTFHSHEKEVEHLRMLREKYVDGIVFMTSKVTEAHKRFFSENKLPVTFVNRKCNDLRSFSVDINNYQAAKEITSFFLKRGHRQIAIIRAPLTDRTSGYERFKGYQDALKMYHIPLREHLVLRSTFKIDSAYKAVKRFLNEGYRATAIVATSDLMAIGAIKALIDHGLRIPENVEVSGFDDVPIAMYYNPSITTIRQPIIEIGKTAGEMLIAKIEGINVTEKNIVLPHSIIFRKSTLKSPVLEE; this is translated from the coding sequence ATGAAATTAACGATTAATGAAGTGGCAAAGTTGGCAGGCGTCTCTAAAGCAACCGTTTCTCGGGTAATCAATGAATCCAAACCGGTAAATCAAGATAAGAAAGAAAAGGTTCTTAGGGCGATCGAAGAGTTGCAGTTCAAACCAAATCCGGTGGCAAGAGGATTGGTTCAGAAAAGAACAGGTTTTATTGGAGTTTTGATACCAGATATAACTAATTCTTTTTTTGCAGAAATTGTTCGTGGGATAGAATGCGTAGTACAAGAACATCAATATCATATTGTATTATGTCATACCTTTCACAGTCATGAAAAAGAAGTGGAGCATTTGCGAATGCTTCGCGAGAAATATGTTGATGGGATTGTATTTATGACATCAAAAGTGACAGAGGCACATAAGCGGTTTTTTAGTGAAAACAAATTACCTGTTACTTTTGTTAATCGCAAATGCAATGATTTGCGCAGCTTTAGCGTAGATATCAACAATTATCAGGCCGCAAAAGAAATAACCAGCTTTTTTCTTAAACGGGGTCATCGTCAAATTGCAATTATCAGAGCGCCATTAACAGATAGAACATCAGGCTATGAAAGATTTAAGGGATATCAGGATGCTTTAAAAATGTATCATATTCCTTTGAGAGAGCATTTGGTTCTCAGAAGCACTTTTAAAATAGATAGTGCATATAAAGCAGTCAAACGATTTTTGAATGAGGGATATAGAGCAACGGCTATTGTTGCGACAAGCGACTTGATGGCAATTGGAGCTATCAAAGCCTTGATAGACCATGGACTTAGAATACCGGAAAATGTTGAAGTTTCTGGTTTTGATGATGTTCCTATTGCAATGTATTATAACCCTTCCATTACAACAATTCGTCAACCCATTATAGAGATAGGGAAAACGGCAGGCGAAATGTTGATTGCTAAAATAGAAGGAATTAACGTAACAGAAAAAAATATTGTATTACCACATTCAATCATTTTTCGAAAAAGCACCTTAAAATCTCCTGTTTTGGAGGAATAA